One Paroedura picta isolate Pp20150507F chromosome 16, Ppicta_v3.0, whole genome shotgun sequence genomic region harbors:
- the PCGF2 gene encoding polycomb group RING finger protein 2 isoform X1, whose product MHRTTRIKITELNPHLMCALCGGYFIDATTIVECLHSFCKTCIVRYLETNKYCPMCDVQVHKTRPLLSIRSDKTLQDIVYKLVPGLFKDEMKRRRDFYAAYPMAEVPNGSNEDRGEVSEQDKGSLTDDEIVSLSIEFYEGIREENKGAIENRTAERDKKNSMRFLRCPAAMTIMHLAKFLRNKMDVPSKYKVEVLYEDEPLKEYYTLMDITYIYPWRRNGPLPLKYRVQPACKRLKLSSQPANSECTNTSGASECESVSDKANSPATLPATTSSSLPSPATPSHGSPSSNTTTVSMPASHPASSGALQNGSSNCHPMQPLSSRGRKAMVNGGPATSALT is encoded by the exons ATGCACAGGACCACCAGGATAAAAATCACAGAGCTGAACCCCCATTTGATGTGTGCCTTGTGCGGAGGGTACTTCATAGATGCCACGACCATCGTCGAGTGCTTACACTCGT TCTGTAAAACCTGCATCGTCCGGTACCTGGAGACCAACAAATACTGCCCGATGTGTGACGTCCAAGTGCACAAAACGAGGCCCCTCCTAAGCATCAG aTCGGATAAGACCCTTCAGGATATCGTGTACAAGCTGGTGCCTGGACTCTTCAAAG ATGAAATGAAGAGGCGGCGGGACTTCTACGCCGCGTACCCCATGGCGGAGG TTCCCAACGGATCAAATGAAGACCGGGGAGAAGTTTCGGAGCAAGACAAAGGAAGCCTGACAGACGACGAAATTGTTAGCTTATCCATAGAGTTCTACGAAGGCATCAG AGAAGAAAACAAAGGGGCCATCGAGAACAGGACTGCGGAGAGAGACAAG aAGAACAGCATGAGATTCCTCCGTTGTCCTGCCGCTATGACCATCATGCACTTGGCCAAGTTCCTCCGCAACAAGATGGATGTCCCCAGCAAGTACAAA GTGGAAGTTCTCTACGAAGACGAGCCGCTGAAGGAATATTACACCCTCATGGATATCACGTACATCTATCCCTGGCGAAGG AACGGCCCCCTCCCGCTCAAGTACCGCGTCCAGCCGGCCTGCAAGCGGCTCAAGCTCTCCTCCCAGCCGGCCAACTCGGAGTGCACCAACACCAGCGGCGCGTCGGAGTGTGAGTCGGTCAGCGACAAGGCCAACAGCCCGGCCACCTTGCcggccaccacctcctcctcgcTGCCCAGCCCGGCCACCCCCTCGCACGGCTCTCCCAGCTCCAACACCACCACCGTGAGCATGCCCGCCTCCCACCCGGCCTCCTCCGGGGCGCTGCAGAACGGCTCCTCGAACTGCCACCCGATGCAGCCCTtgtccagcagggggcgcaaGGCCATGGTCAACGGGGGCCCGGCCACCTCCGCCTTGACTTAA
- the PCGF2 gene encoding polycomb group RING finger protein 2 isoform X2 has product MHRTTRIKITELNPHLMCALCGGYFIDATTIVECLHSFCKTCIVRYLETNKYCPMCDVQVHKTRPLLSIRSDKTLQDIVYKLVPGLFKDEMKRRRDFYAAYPMAEVPNGSNEDRGEVSEQDKGSLTDDEIVSLSIEFYEGIREENKGAIENRTAERDKNSMRFLRCPAAMTIMHLAKFLRNKMDVPSKYKVEVLYEDEPLKEYYTLMDITYIYPWRRNGPLPLKYRVQPACKRLKLSSQPANSECTNTSGASECESVSDKANSPATLPATTSSSLPSPATPSHGSPSSNTTTVSMPASHPASSGALQNGSSNCHPMQPLSSRGRKAMVNGGPATSALT; this is encoded by the exons ATGCACAGGACCACCAGGATAAAAATCACAGAGCTGAACCCCCATTTGATGTGTGCCTTGTGCGGAGGGTACTTCATAGATGCCACGACCATCGTCGAGTGCTTACACTCGT TCTGTAAAACCTGCATCGTCCGGTACCTGGAGACCAACAAATACTGCCCGATGTGTGACGTCCAAGTGCACAAAACGAGGCCCCTCCTAAGCATCAG aTCGGATAAGACCCTTCAGGATATCGTGTACAAGCTGGTGCCTGGACTCTTCAAAG ATGAAATGAAGAGGCGGCGGGACTTCTACGCCGCGTACCCCATGGCGGAGG TTCCCAACGGATCAAATGAAGACCGGGGAGAAGTTTCGGAGCAAGACAAAGGAAGCCTGACAGACGACGAAATTGTTAGCTTATCCATAGAGTTCTACGAAGGCATCAG AGAAGAAAACAAAGGGGCCATCGAGAACAGGACTGCGGAGAGAGACAAG AACAGCATGAGATTCCTCCGTTGTCCTGCCGCTATGACCATCATGCACTTGGCCAAGTTCCTCCGCAACAAGATGGATGTCCCCAGCAAGTACAAA GTGGAAGTTCTCTACGAAGACGAGCCGCTGAAGGAATATTACACCCTCATGGATATCACGTACATCTATCCCTGGCGAAGG AACGGCCCCCTCCCGCTCAAGTACCGCGTCCAGCCGGCCTGCAAGCGGCTCAAGCTCTCCTCCCAGCCGGCCAACTCGGAGTGCACCAACACCAGCGGCGCGTCGGAGTGTGAGTCGGTCAGCGACAAGGCCAACAGCCCGGCCACCTTGCcggccaccacctcctcctcgcTGCCCAGCCCGGCCACCCCCTCGCACGGCTCTCCCAGCTCCAACACCACCACCGTGAGCATGCCCGCCTCCCACCCGGCCTCCTCCGGGGCGCTGCAGAACGGCTCCTCGAACTGCCACCCGATGCAGCCCTtgtccagcagggggcgcaaGGCCATGGTCAACGGGGGCCCGGCCACCTCCGCCTTGACTTAA